A genome region from Candidatus Methanoperedens sp. includes the following:
- a CDS encoding U32 family peptidase, with protein sequence MKLFVPSPGHIDSLKELLTRKEKIYSIFMAGSPDYIGTGRSNLASPQLEDIKEQTEFAHKNGVKMELVLNSSCMGGRQLTPEGYRTNHWYVEKLVDIGIDSIVVADPYLVETISRDFDVDVVVSVLAFVDSPQKAEFFEDLGAKSIVIDSNVNRHFDVLHAIRDSVDCELKLLVNEGCLYRCPFRYAHFNFFSHAFGPEPRPNVLDDYYYLKCLELRIENPELIIKSPWIRPEDIKLYRDITDVYKIGGRTHFVDWILNCVNAYYSESYDGNLMDILDCPKDLKDLYNIPNKSLDGILERQWTNCKKVCNKCGYCRTLTKKVTQVYSNGGTEHQMCLPWETVAVKT encoded by the coding sequence ATGAAGCTTTTCGTCCCATCCCCAGGACATATCGACAGCCTCAAGGAATTATTGACCCGGAAAGAGAAAATATACTCTATTTTCATGGCAGGCTCACCTGATTATATAGGTACCGGAAGGAGCAATCTTGCCTCCCCCCAGCTTGAGGACATAAAGGAACAAACTGAATTCGCCCATAAGAACGGGGTTAAGATGGAACTTGTGCTAAATTCAAGCTGCATGGGAGGACGCCAGCTTACGCCCGAAGGATACAGGACAAACCACTGGTATGTTGAAAAACTTGTGGATATCGGGATTGATTCCATTGTTGTTGCGGATCCTTATCTTGTTGAGACAATTTCAAGGGATTTTGATGTGGATGTTGTAGTATCAGTGCTTGCTTTTGTGGATTCCCCGCAAAAGGCTGAGTTCTTCGAAGACCTTGGCGCAAAATCAATAGTAATTGATTCAAATGTAAACAGGCATTTTGATGTGCTTCATGCAATCAGGGATTCTGTGGATTGCGAATTAAAGCTCCTTGTCAATGAAGGATGCCTTTACCGCTGCCCATTCAGGTATGCGCATTTTAACTTCTTTTCTCATGCCTTCGGGCCTGAACCAAGACCCAATGTGCTTGATGATTATTATTACTTAAAATGCCTTGAATTACGGATTGAAAATCCCGAACTGATCATAAAATCCCCATGGATAAGACCTGAGGATATCAAGCTCTACAGGGATATCACCGATGTTTATAAAATCGGGGGCAGGACGCATTTTGTGGACTGGATCCTGAATTGTGTGAACGCATATTATAGCGAAAGTTATGACGGGAATCTTATGGACATTCTGGATTGTCCCAAGGACCTAAAAGACCTGTATAACATTCCCAATAAAAGCCTGGATGGTATCCTGGAGAGACAATGGACTAACTGCAAAAAAGTATGCAACAAATGCGGTTATTGCAGGACACTTACAAAGAAAGTCACACAGGTTTATTCAAATGGGGGAACAGAACACCAGATGTGTCTGCCATGGGAAACAGTAGCGGTGAAAACATGA
- a CDS encoding CPBP family intramembrane metalloprotease — protein sequence MKREIYFPALGILSGELMMFFGQVNIGLPIHIINLQLISLALIFSNFQPDTKKVLQSMILLVLMRIISLVMPQFFTNTLFWYVLVNAIMFIPIYIIIKNQDISLNEIGMHFKHFHIYLPIALIIGIDLAMLEYRILDPFTLIENIQLSNLVLIAIVMFVFIGAVEELIFRSILQTRLEKVIGLKKGLFLTAILFGIMHSVYGQINEILLATLLGIIIGYAFQKTRSFPFILAINGTTNMVLFGILPILLK from the coding sequence ATGAAAAGAGAGATCTATTTTCCTGCACTGGGGATATTGTCCGGCGAACTAATGATGTTTTTTGGCCAGGTGAATATAGGCCTGCCAATACATATAATAAACCTTCAGTTAATAAGTCTGGCCTTAATTTTCAGCAATTTCCAACCAGATACCAAAAAAGTTCTTCAAAGTATGATACTATTGGTCCTGATGCGGATAATAAGTCTCGTAATGCCCCAATTCTTTACAAATACCCTGTTCTGGTATGTCCTGGTAAATGCTATCATGTTCATACCAATTTATATTATAATAAAAAATCAGGATATTTCGTTAAATGAAATCGGGATGCATTTCAAACATTTCCATATTTACCTTCCCATCGCTCTTATCATCGGCATAGACCTTGCAATGCTTGAGTACCGCATTCTTGACCCTTTTACCCTGATCGAAAATATCCAGCTTTCTAACCTTGTACTAATCGCTATTGTGATGTTTGTTTTCATAGGCGCAGTAGAAGAGCTTATATTCAGATCAATACTCCAGACCAGGCTTGAAAAAGTAATTGGCTTAAAAAAGGGACTTTTCTTAACCGCTATTTTGTTCGGAATAATGCATTCTGTTTATGGGCAAATCAACGAAATATTATTAGCAACCCTGCTTGGAATTATTATAGGTTATGCATTCCAGAAGACAAGGAGCTTTCCTTTTATCCTTGCCATCAACGGCACTACAAATATGGTTCTTTTTGGTATATTACCTATATTATTAAAGTGA
- a CDS encoding GNAT family N-acetyltransferase produces the protein MKIREINCVDEFKSIRETWNDLLGKSCDKNIFLTWEWFFKWWEHFGTNKKLQILIIEDQDDIIGIMPLLCSTYHTFLFSYNVVENIGINLSDYGGIFYSDIDESQINKMFDLIKNYLNYNKLIIRFDQLPDDSKFFKILHNQSFCNSLFVGEKKTGVSSYLPVQSSLDDHLNKLSKKFRKNLRRGEKDIQKNYGKIKFKKIITPNSLDKNLKDFWSLNQKKVNHQNLPYFTKTQMKFLTEVSKELANNGWLNLSFLDVNGQHASVVLGFEYEDRYYYYQTGSDPNYSSYSIGNIHILYILEDLIARGLKEFDFLRGDEAYKLRWQSLLRNNNRIVMMPKSYISNFQFKILNWIFLYDEIKKHNLIENYKLFKYKIKQRNENEKLKNKI, from the coding sequence ATGAAAATAAGAGAAATAAATTGTGTTGATGAATTCAAATCTATAAGAGAAACATGGAATGATCTTCTTGGAAAGAGTTGTGATAAAAACATATTTTTAACCTGGGAATGGTTTTTCAAGTGGTGGGAACACTTTGGCACTAACAAGAAGCTGCAAATATTGATAATTGAAGATCAGGATGATATAATTGGAATTATGCCATTGCTTTGTTCAACTTATCATACTTTTCTTTTTAGCTATAATGTTGTCGAAAATATTGGAATAAATCTATCGGATTACGGAGGTATTTTTTATTCTGATATTGATGAAAGTCAGATCAACAAGATGTTTGACCTGATAAAAAATTATCTTAACTATAATAAACTTATTATTCGCTTCGACCAGCTGCCTGATGATTCAAAGTTCTTTAAGATATTGCATAACCAATCATTCTGCAATTCATTATTTGTAGGAGAGAAAAAAACAGGTGTTTCTTCATATTTACCTGTTCAATCGTCATTGGATGATCACTTAAATAAATTGAGTAAAAAATTCAGGAAAAATCTGCGAAGAGGAGAGAAAGATATTCAAAAAAATTATGGTAAAATAAAATTTAAAAAAATTATAACACCAAATTCTTTAGATAAAAATTTAAAAGACTTTTGGAGTTTGAATCAAAAAAAAGTGAATCACCAAAATTTACCTTATTTTACTAAAACTCAAATGAAATTTTTGACTGAGGTATCAAAAGAATTGGCAAACAATGGATGGTTAAATCTCTCCTTTCTGGATGTAAATGGACAACATGCATCCGTTGTTTTAGGTTTTGAATATGAAGATAGATATTATTATTACCAAACAGGATCTGACCCAAATTATTCATCCTATTCCATTGGTAACATACATATACTCTACATACTAGAAGATTTAATTGCCAGGGGTTTAAAAGAATTTGATTTTTTAAGAGGAGATGAAGCATATAAACTTAGATGGCAGTCTCTACTAAGGAATAACAATCGGATTGTGATGATGCCAAAAAGTTACATTTCTAACTTCCAATTTAAAATTCTGAATTGGATTTTTCTATATGATGAAATTAAAAAACACAATCTGATAGAAAATTATAAATTATTTAAGTATAAAATTAAACAAAGAAATGAAAATGAAAAACTAAAAAATAAAATATAA